The window AACCGTCGATATCTCCTCTCAGGTACCTAGTCATCAGCATAGCCTGAACGTACGGAAGAAGACCCACGGGAATATTCTCCCCGAGATAAGGGTGCTTTATCTGATCCTGCTTTCTTTTCTGCCAGGAAGCAATAATCTCCTTTTTGCAGTCGTCTGTCATAAAAACAGCCCCGTTCTCCTTTTTGATAAAACCTGAACCTTTTATCTTTCGCAGATTTACCAGATTCAAGGCCAGGCGGTCGGCCATGAACGGTCTCAGTTCCTCCATCATATCAAGGGCAAGGCTGGCCCTCCCCGGTCTGTCGGTATGCAGAAAGCCAACATACGGATCAAGACCAACAGTTTCGAGTGCAGATTCCATATCGTGAGCAAGCAGTGTATACAAAAATGACAAAAGTGCGTTCATGTTATCCAGAGGGGGTCTCCTATTCCTCTCCTTAATGAAAAAATCATCCTTCTGCTTCAGGATCAGTTCATTCATCGCAGAGAAATAAAATTTCGCACAGTTACCTTCGATACCTCTCAGAAAATCGCAATCCGGGGAATCAGGAACACGGTTGATATTATCAATAAGATAGTCTTCAACTGTCTTCACCCTTGCATTATCGATGACATCCGCATGATCCCGGAGACTTCTTCCAAGAACTGTCCGGCAATTCACCAGTTTACCGATAATGAACCGCCTTGAAAGGTCAAGGGACATCACAGGATCGTCGGCATACCTGAACTGAGTTCTCCGGAGCAGGACATTTCCTCTCACTTTACCAGAAACCCGTGCGAGAAAAAAACCGTTCGGAGACAGGAAAGACAATCCCACACCATTATCAGAACAAAGCCTCATTAGTTGCGGGCTCGCACCCATATATCCCATACATACGATCCCCTCAAGGTTGTGAATTGGAATACGGAAATTGTCCTCGCCTTCAACCTTCACAACCACGTTCTCTCCCTCCTTTGTCAGGTAGGATTCCGGTTTGGTTACGTAAAGGGTATTCAATAATTTTTTCATTATATCTACTCTCCTAATCAGAATTTCCGGTATCAACTGCCTCTTTCACGTGTTTTTTGATATAAT of the Methanolacinia paynteri genome contains:
- the cas1c gene encoding type I-C CRISPR-associated endonuclease Cas1c, giving the protein MKKLLNTLYVTKPESYLTKEGENVVVKVEGEDNFRIPIHNLEGIVCMGYMGASPQLMRLCSDNGVGLSFLSPNGFFLARVSGKVRGNVLLRRTQFRYADDPVMSLDLSRRFIIGKLVNCRTVLGRSLRDHADVIDNARVKTVEDYLIDNINRVPDSPDCDFLRGIEGNCAKFYFSAMNELILKQKDDFFIKERNRRPPLDNMNALLSFLYTLLAHDMESALETVGLDPYVGFLHTDRPGRASLALDMMEELRPFMADRLALNLVNLRKIKGSGFIKKENGAVFMTDDCKKEIIASWQKRKQDQIKHPYLGENIPVGLLPYVQAMLMTRYLRGDIDGYPPFFMN